From Pseudomonas putida, one genomic window encodes:
- a CDS encoding DUF4105 domain-containing protein encodes MNRVRAWLLGCALTLLGTPALADLQLELQAAGLTPQQAQATQTLLDEALAKLPPRFKQQLNRRVEVSWNDNMPADAYGQASLVSTLQLNRRLLPSLADGSAAKERTNRPHGTVREELLATVLHELTHIYDRARLWPSAEHSLIARCKRQQGTVGKVGLPEQCRGQAERRFTLSDDPRLLDLAGWPQYVGRRGEREQHNGQFLRSPDSYELSSPKEYIAVNMEYFLLDPSYGCRRPALNQYLTDHFGWAPKQTTCAKGLPFLNAGSDFARQPLGEIDPERVYEVDFLLAEANQNLVSRWGHSMLRLVICKPGRPRGPDCRLDLDQHLVLSYRAFVNDVQLSSWDGLVGAYPSRLFVLPLAQVIDEYTKTELRSLASVPLKLNRDEVENLVRQAAEMHWSYDGNYWFLSNNCAVESLKLLRSGTANPRLNDLDSIMPNGLLAVLKGRGLADTSVLDDPREALRLGYRFDSYRDRYQAMFDVLKKQLPVKQDKVEDWLAQDAEQRRGWFSQADLRTSAALLLLEQASLRRQLLLAQDEVKQRYLNAAALKDGSVNKADQTLKQMLANSGFLSRPAELLDTQGYGLPQPDEREHLEKVSSERQSQLLRLSTDLDREVRALLEPSRAKEIAAVEANVKQIGEHLRALHKAAGGLQLP; translated from the coding sequence GTGAACCGCGTACGTGCCTGGTTGCTCGGCTGCGCCCTGACTCTGCTGGGCACGCCCGCCCTGGCTGACCTGCAGCTCGAGCTGCAGGCAGCCGGCTTGACCCCACAGCAGGCTCAAGCCACCCAAACTCTGCTTGATGAGGCTCTGGCCAAGCTCCCTCCCCGCTTCAAGCAACAGCTCAACCGGCGCGTCGAAGTCAGCTGGAACGACAACATGCCAGCTGACGCCTACGGCCAGGCCTCCTTGGTCTCGACCCTGCAGCTCAACCGGCGCCTGCTGCCCAGCCTGGCGGACGGCAGTGCCGCCAAAGAGCGCACCAACCGTCCGCATGGCACGGTGCGTGAGGAGTTGCTGGCTACAGTCCTGCACGAACTTACCCACATATACGACCGAGCCCGACTCTGGCCCAGTGCTGAACACTCGTTGATCGCCCGCTGCAAACGCCAGCAAGGCACCGTGGGTAAGGTCGGCCTGCCCGAGCAGTGTCGCGGCCAGGCCGAGCGCCGCTTTACCCTGAGCGATGACCCGCGCCTGCTCGACCTGGCCGGCTGGCCGCAATACGTCGGCCGCCGCGGTGAGCGCGAACAGCACAATGGCCAGTTCCTGCGCAGCCCCGACAGCTATGAGCTGAGCAGCCCCAAGGAATACATCGCGGTCAACATGGAGTACTTCCTCCTGGACCCGAGCTATGGCTGCCGTCGGCCAGCGCTCAATCAGTACCTGACTGATCATTTCGGCTGGGCGCCCAAGCAGACAACATGCGCCAAGGGATTGCCATTCCTCAACGCCGGCAGCGACTTCGCCCGCCAGCCGTTGGGCGAAATCGACCCAGAGCGGGTCTACGAGGTGGACTTTCTCCTGGCCGAGGCCAACCAGAACCTGGTAAGCCGCTGGGGCCACAGCATGTTGCGCCTGGTGATCTGCAAACCCGGCCGCCCAAGGGGGCCAGACTGCCGCCTGGACCTCGACCAGCACCTGGTGCTCTCCTACCGGGCCTTCGTCAACGACGTTCAACTGTCCAGCTGGGATGGCCTGGTTGGAGCCTATCCGTCAAGGCTGTTCGTGCTACCGCTGGCCCAGGTGATCGACGAATACACCAAGACCGAACTGCGCAGCCTGGCGTCGGTACCGTTGAAGCTCAACCGCGACGAAGTAGAAAACCTGGTACGCCAGGCCGCAGAGATGCACTGGAGTTATGACGGCAACTACTGGTTCCTGTCCAACAACTGTGCGGTAGAGTCCTTGAAACTGTTGCGCAGCGGCACCGCCAACCCGCGCCTGAACGACCTCGACAGCATCATGCCCAACGGTTTGCTCGCCGTATTGAAAGGTCGCGGACTGGCCGATACCAGCGTGCTCGACGACCCGCGCGAAGCCTTGCGCCTGGGCTACCGTTTCGACTCCTATCGCGACCGCTACCAGGCGATGTTCGATGTGCTGAAGAAACAGCTGCCAGTCAAGCAGGACAAGGTCGAGGACTGGCTGGCCCAGGACGCCGAACAACGCCGCGGCTGGTTCTCGCAAGCCGACCTGCGCACCAGCGCCGCCTTGCTGCTGCTGGAACAGGCCAGCCTGCGCCGCCAACTGCTGCTGGCTCAGGATGAAGTGAAACAGCGCTATCTGAATGCGGCCGCGCTGAAAGACGGCAGTGTCAACAAGGCCGACCAGACACTCAAACAGATGCTCGCCAACAGTGGCTTCCTCAGCCGCCCGGCTGAACTGCTGGATACCCAGGGATACGGGCTGCCGCAGCCGGATGAGCGCGAGCATCTGGAGAAAGTCAGTAGTGAACGGCAGTCGCAGCTGCTGCGTTTGAGCACTGACCTCGACAGAGAAGTCAGGGCTCTGCTGGAGCCTTCGCGGGCCAAGGAAATTGCAGCGGTCGAGGCCAATGTGAAGCAGATCGGTGAACACCTGCGGGCGCTGCACAAGGCAGCAGGCGGCCTGCAACTACCTTGA
- a CDS encoding GFA family protein — protein sequence MSDVTGGGCHCGALRYCLKGELTNIAHCHCSICRRVSGGLLVTWLTVPRSGFQWVAGRPQCYVAPASCKRYFCGDCGAHVALVTSHSPGSIDVTVATLDHPERVRPTRHIWTGSRLPWLHVDEGLPEEQEEKP from the coding sequence ATGTCTGATGTAACTGGAGGTGGCTGCCATTGCGGCGCCTTGCGCTATTGCTTGAAGGGTGAGTTGACCAATATCGCCCATTGCCATTGTTCGATCTGCCGGCGGGTCAGCGGGGGCCTGCTGGTGACCTGGCTCACCGTGCCGCGCTCCGGTTTCCAATGGGTGGCGGGCAGGCCGCAGTGCTATGTGGCACCGGCCAGTTGCAAGCGCTACTTCTGTGGTGATTGTGGTGCACATGTGGCATTGGTGACGTCGCATAGCCCGGGCAGCATCGATGTGACGGTAGCGACGCTGGACCACCCGGAACGGGTGCGGCCCACGCGGCACATCTGGACCGGGAGCCGGTTACCTTGGCTGCATGTGGATGAAGGTTTGCCTGAGGAGCAAGAGGAAAAACCCTAG
- a CDS encoding CitMHS family transporter, with protein MLTFLGFAMVITFMYLIMTKRLSALIALILVPILFALFGGFSAKIGPMMLEGISKLAPTGVMLMFAILYFALMIDSGLFDPAVRKILKLVKGDPLKVSVGTAVLALVVSLDGDGATTYMICCAAMLPLYSRLGMSPRIMAGLIILAGGVMNMTPWGGPTARAASALHVDPSDIFVPMIPAMVFGVLAILAIAYMYGKRERARLGELHLPTDDIDHSEITVSQFPDARRPKLLWFNGALTAALMAALIAGLLPLPVLFMIAFSIAMIVNYPCLQQQKDRIAAHAGSVLAVTGLIFAAGIFTGILSGTGMVEAMSKSLLAVIPEALGPYLAVITAIVSMPFTFFMSNDAFYYGVLPVLAEAASHYGISPVEMARASIVGQPVHLLSPLVPSTYLLVALAGIEFGDHQRFTLKWAVLVCMCIMLAALLMGIFPLFSSL; from the coding sequence ATGCTGACCTTCCTCGGCTTTGCCATGGTCATCACCTTCATGTACCTGATCATGACCAAGCGCCTGTCGGCCTTGATCGCACTGATCCTGGTACCGATCCTGTTCGCCCTGTTCGGTGGTTTTTCCGCCAAGATCGGCCCGATGATGCTCGAAGGCATCAGCAAGCTGGCGCCCACAGGCGTCATGCTGATGTTCGCCATCCTTTACTTCGCCCTGATGATCGACTCCGGCCTGTTCGACCCGGCGGTGCGCAAGATCCTCAAGCTGGTCAAGGGCGACCCGCTGAAAGTCTCGGTCGGCACCGCTGTCCTGGCCCTGGTGGTCTCGCTGGACGGTGACGGCGCCACCACCTACATGATCTGCTGCGCCGCCATGCTGCCCCTGTATAGCCGCCTGGGCATGAGCCCGCGGATCATGGCCGGCTTGATCATACTCGCCGGTGGGGTCATGAACATGACCCCATGGGGCGGCCCCACTGCCCGCGCAGCCAGTGCCCTGCACGTAGACCCGTCGGACATTTTCGTACCGATGATCCCGGCCATGGTCTTCGGCGTGCTGGCGATCCTCGCCATCGCCTACATGTACGGCAAGCGTGAGCGTGCCCGCCTGGGTGAGCTGCACCTGCCTACCGACGACATCGATCACAGCGAAATTACCGTGTCGCAGTTCCCCGACGCACGCCGGCCCAAGCTTCTGTGGTTCAACGGTGCCCTCACCGCCGCGCTGATGGCTGCACTGATCGCAGGCCTGCTGCCACTGCCGGTGCTGTTCATGATCGCCTTCAGCATCGCCATGATCGTCAACTACCCTTGCCTTCAGCAGCAGAAGGACCGTATCGCCGCCCACGCTGGCAGCGTGCTCGCCGTAACCGGGCTGATCTTCGCTGCAGGTATCTTCACCGGCATCCTGTCGGGCACCGGCATGGTCGAGGCCATGTCCAAAAGCTTGCTGGCGGTCATTCCCGAGGCGCTGGGCCCTTACCTGGCGGTGATCACCGCGATCGTGAGCATGCCGTTCACCTTCTTCATGTCCAATGACGCCTTCTATTACGGGGTGCTGCCGGTGCTGGCGGAAGCGGCCAGCCACTACGGCATCAGCCCGGTGGAAATGGCCCGCGCGTCGATCGTCGGTCAACCGGTACACCTGCTGAGCCCGCTGGTACCCTCGACCTACCTGCTGGTGGCGCTGGCAGGCATCGAATTCGGTGATCATCAGCGCTTCACCCTCAAGTGGGCAGTACTGGTGTGCATGTGCATAATGCTCGCCGCACTGCTGATGGGCATTTTTCCGCTGTTCAGCAGTCTTTAA
- a CDS encoding TerC family protein: MEWLTSPEIWVAFFTLTALEIVLGIDNIIMISILVSRMPKHMQARTRIFGLALAMVTRIMLLLSITWVMRLTADLFVVFGQGISGRDLILFCGGLFLLWKSSQEIYHGLEGEDESGEEPKGKGGTFLFTIIQIAIIDIVFSLDSVITAVGMVSHVPVMVAAIIVAVLVMMLCAGAISNFIDKHPSLKMLALSFLIVVGTVLIAESFDVHVPKGYVYFAMAFSLGVEAINIRMRTAMARKRGKEQDAVKLRKDIPGQ, encoded by the coding sequence ATGGAATGGCTGACCAGCCCGGAAATCTGGGTTGCCTTTTTCACCCTCACTGCGCTTGAGATCGTGCTCGGTATCGACAACATCATCATGATCTCGATTCTGGTCAGCCGCATGCCCAAGCACATGCAGGCGCGCACCCGAATCTTCGGCCTGGCCCTGGCCATGGTCACCCGCATTATGCTGTTGCTATCGATCACCTGGGTCATGCGCCTGACTGCCGACCTTTTCGTGGTATTCGGCCAAGGCATCTCGGGCCGCGACCTGATTCTGTTCTGTGGCGGCCTGTTCCTGCTGTGGAAAAGCTCCCAGGAGATCTACCACGGCCTGGAAGGTGAGGACGAAAGCGGTGAGGAGCCCAAGGGCAAGGGCGGCACCTTCCTCTTCACGATCATTCAGATCGCCATCATCGACATCGTGTTCTCCCTGGACTCGGTGATCACCGCTGTCGGCATGGTTTCGCATGTGCCCGTGATGGTCGCGGCAATCATCGTTGCAGTACTGGTGATGATGCTGTGCGCCGGTGCCATCAGCAACTTCATCGACAAGCACCCTTCGCTGAAGATGCTCGCACTTTCGTTCCTGATCGTTGTGGGTACTGTACTGATCGCCGAATCTTTCGATGTACATGTACCCAAGGGTTATGTCTACTTCGCCATGGCGTTCTCCCTTGGGGTGGAGGCCATCAACATCCGCATGCGCACCGCCATGGCGCGCAAGCGCGGCAAGGAGCAGGACGCAGTGAAATTGCGCAAGGACATTCCCGGTCAGTAA
- a CDS encoding Na/Pi cotransporter family protein: MLTLLNLLSAVALLVWGTHIVRTGILRVFGSNLRRVLSQNMDRRPLAFIAGILVTAVVQSSNATAMLVTSFVGQGLMAMTPALAIMLGADVGTALMARVLTLDLSWLSPLLVFLGVIFFLSRKQTRAGQLGRVGIGLGLIILALQLIVQAATPITQAQGVKVLFASLTGDILLDALVGAVFAMVSYSSLAAVLLTATLAGAELISLPVAIGLVVGANIGSGLLAFLSTSMQNAAGRRVALGSLLYKLIGLVLIIPVLHPLVAWMDSLSFSPQELVIGFHLLYNTLRCLILLPTVKPMGRLCNALLPERENGNGQVRPRHLDASALTTPSLALANAARETLRLGDIVDSLLEAMLNALRGTQAALPQQVRALGEDAEALYSAIKLYLAQMPREDLSDQDNRRWAEIIELAINLKLASDLVERMLRKVQQQKTSQRREFSQVGLQELTGLQEQLLTNLRLGLSVFLSADPESARLLLREKRRFRAQERRLAHAHVSRLQRKVVQSIETSSLHLELIADMKRLNSLFCSSAYVVLGGSDTGGLLLDSVPDEARLP; the protein is encoded by the coding sequence ATGCTGACCCTGCTCAACCTGCTTTCCGCCGTCGCGTTGCTGGTATGGGGCACGCACATCGTCCGAACCGGCATCCTGAGAGTGTTCGGCTCCAACCTGCGCCGGGTTCTGAGCCAGAACATGGACCGGCGGCCATTGGCGTTCATCGCCGGCATCCTGGTCACGGCCGTGGTACAAAGCAGCAACGCCACCGCCATGCTGGTGACGTCATTCGTCGGCCAGGGCTTGATGGCCATGACCCCCGCCTTGGCCATCATGCTCGGTGCAGACGTCGGCACCGCACTGATGGCCAGGGTGCTTACCCTGGACCTTTCCTGGCTCTCACCACTGCTGGTGTTCCTGGGCGTGATCTTTTTCCTGTCGCGCAAGCAGACGCGTGCAGGCCAACTGGGCCGGGTAGGCATCGGCCTGGGCCTGATCATTCTGGCGCTGCAGCTGATCGTTCAGGCGGCCACCCCGATCACCCAGGCTCAGGGTGTGAAGGTACTGTTCGCCTCACTGACCGGGGACATCCTGCTCGATGCTTTGGTTGGCGCGGTGTTCGCCATGGTGTCGTACTCCAGCCTGGCGGCAGTGCTGCTGACCGCCACCCTGGCCGGCGCTGAGCTGATCAGCCTGCCGGTGGCCATCGGCCTGGTGGTCGGTGCCAACATCGGCAGCGGGCTGCTGGCGTTTCTCAGCACCAGCATGCAGAACGCCGCGGGCCGGCGGGTGGCCTTGGGCAGCCTTTTGTACAAGCTGATCGGGCTGGTACTGATCATACCGGTGCTGCACCCACTGGTGGCGTGGATGGACTCGCTCAGCTTCAGCCCCCAGGAGTTGGTGATCGGCTTCCACCTGCTCTACAACACACTGCGTTGTCTGATCCTGCTGCCCACCGTCAAGCCCATGGGGCGCCTGTGCAACGCCTTGTTGCCAGAGCGCGAGAACGGTAACGGCCAAGTGCGCCCACGCCATCTGGACGCCTCGGCGCTCACAACGCCCAGCCTGGCCCTGGCCAACGCTGCCCGCGAGACCTTGCGCCTGGGCGATATCGTCGACAGCCTGCTCGAAGCCATGCTCAACGCCCTGCGCGGCACCCAGGCCGCCCTGCCACAGCAGGTCCGCGCCTTGGGCGAAGACGCCGAAGCGTTGTACAGCGCCATAAAACTGTACCTGGCGCAAATGCCTCGGGAAGACCTCAGCGATCAGGACAACAGGCGCTGGGCCGAAATCATCGAACTGGCGATCAACCTCAAGCTGGCCAGTGACCTGGTCGAGCGCATGCTGCGCAAGGTCCAACAGCAGAAGACCAGCCAACGCCGGGAGTTTTCCCAAGTCGGCCTGCAGGAGCTCACCGGCCTGCAAGAGCAATTGCTGACCAACCTGCGCTTGGGCCTTTCGGTATTTCTCAGCGCAGACCCAGAGAGCGCGCGCTTGCTGTTGCGGGAAAAACGCCGCTTCCGTGCCCAGGAAAGGCGCCTGGCCCATGCCCATGTCAGCCGTTTGCAACGCAAGGTGGTGCAAAGTATCGAGACCAGTTCGCTACACTTGGAGCTGATCGCGGATATGAAGCGGTTGAACTCTTTGTTCTGCAGCAGTGCCTATGTGGTACTGGGTGGCTCGGACACTGGCGGGCTATTGCTCGACAGCGTGCCGGACGAAGCCCGCCTACCCTGA
- a CDS encoding M16 family metallopeptidase codes for MRCLTFVCLLICSLHSFALDRSRVEGYLLPNGLQVVLKSGYERDHVAIRLVVGVGLDDFDCEQKELPHLLEHLLFSGIDETGEGGLEERLQALGGEWNAFTSSADTTFVIEAPARNQRKVLDLLLAVVRDTRIDAKALATAKRIIEREDGGHYGHLQRWLDRQDIGHPASDQLATELGLKCPERSNLDDMTLEQVQALRDRWYAANNMTLIMVGGLDRLLPAYLERTYGELPATEPQERRNLDSISQQAEQRRDLTRGFLGDSVKLHWLFIEPVLDNDHQSTLDLLSRYLDWALYDQMRLRHGLSYGPSVQRESFGDSGLLSLNADLERDDVDEAVKVMQKLFDHLREDGLDPDIFARIKEAAVAKEGWSTQGNSALADYYWGALNAYSNGRFADPARQLRQVSLDQANEALKALLKDEGYLRIEKPLLGYDELYGLIALGLGVILAAGLLRRRRTSPQPPSGATRQR; via the coding sequence ATGCGTTGCCTGACCTTCGTTTGCCTGTTGATCTGTAGCCTGCACTCATTCGCCCTCGATCGCTCGCGTGTCGAGGGCTACCTGCTGCCCAACGGCCTGCAGGTTGTCCTTAAATCCGGCTACGAACGGGATCATGTGGCGATCCGCCTGGTGGTAGGTGTGGGCCTGGACGACTTCGACTGCGAGCAGAAAGAGTTGCCGCACCTGCTCGAGCACTTGCTGTTCAGCGGCATCGACGAGACCGGAGAGGGCGGCCTGGAAGAGCGCCTGCAGGCGTTGGGTGGCGAATGGAACGCCTTCACCAGCAGCGCCGACACCACCTTCGTCATCGAGGCCCCGGCGCGCAACCAGCGCAAGGTGCTGGACCTGCTCCTGGCGGTAGTGCGTGACACCCGCATCGACGCCAAGGCCCTGGCCACGGCCAAGCGCATCATCGAACGTGAAGACGGCGGCCACTATGGCCACCTGCAACGCTGGCTCGACCGCCAGGACATCGGCCATCCGGCCAGCGATCAGTTGGCGACCGAGCTGGGCCTCAAATGCCCGGAACGCTCCAACCTCGATGACATGACACTGGAGCAGGTACAAGCACTGCGTGATCGCTGGTACGCCGCCAACAACATGACCCTGATCATGGTGGGCGGCCTCGATCGGCTGCTGCCGGCCTATCTGGAGCGCACCTACGGCGAACTGCCGGCCACCGAGCCGCAGGAGCGGCGCAACCTGGATAGCATCAGCCAGCAGGCCGAACAGCGGCGCGACCTGACCCGGGGCTTTCTGGGCGACAGCGTCAAACTGCACTGGCTATTCATCGAGCCGGTACTGGACAACGACCACCAGTCGACACTCGACCTGCTCTCACGCTATCTGGACTGGGCCCTGTACGATCAAATGCGCCTGCGTCACGGCCTTTCCTACGGGCCTTCGGTACAGCGGGAAAGCTTTGGTGACAGCGGCCTGCTCAGCTTGAACGCTGACCTTGAGCGCGACGACGTCGACGAGGCCGTCAAGGTGATGCAGAAACTGTTCGACCACTTGCGGGAGGACGGCCTCGACCCGGATATATTCGCCCGCATCAAGGAGGCCGCCGTTGCCAAGGAAGGCTGGAGTACCCAGGGCAACAGTGCGCTGGCCGATTACTACTGGGGGGCACTCAACGCCTACAGCAACGGGCGCTTTGCCGACCCCGCCCGGCAGCTGCGACAGGTCAGCCTGGACCAGGCCAATGAAGCGTTGAAGGCATTGCTCAAGGACGAAGGTTACCTGCGCATCGAGAAGCCGTTGCTTGGGTATGACGAGCTGTACGGGCTGATTGCGTTGGGGCTTGGCGTGATCCTGGCCGCCGGGCTACTGCGTCGCCGGCGTACTTCACCGCAACCACCGAGCGGTGCTACACGGCAGCGGTGA
- a CDS encoding DUF5924 family protein, producing MPPIPHIVQRVIELLKRYPGIIALGGFLSGIGSFILVDRQASLASWIAILMLVSWIWLMLENTLTGLFARTFNREIPQPLLRYATQMIHQESLFFVLPFFFITTTWNSGQLVFTGLLGAAGLVSIVDPLYYKWLAPRRWLFMALHTLTLFAALLTALPIILHLTTAQSFKLALVAAMVLSFPSLASSFPINTWRRGVALVMMTLAVGGGGWLLRSWVPPATLWMTEVAVSTEVSNRQPGESLDEVAASRIRSSGLYAYTAINAPRGLNERIYHVWQKDGKEVDRIALDIHGGRKEGYRAWTHKQNFPPNPAGKWQVRVLTEDGQVIGVLRFKVVDDAPAKQ from the coding sequence ATGCCCCCTATTCCCCATATCGTTCAGCGCGTCATCGAACTGCTCAAACGCTACCCCGGCATCATCGCGCTCGGCGGTTTTCTCTCCGGTATCGGCAGCTTCATTCTGGTCGACCGTCAGGCCAGCCTGGCCAGCTGGATCGCCATTCTCATGCTGGTCAGCTGGATCTGGCTGATGCTGGAAAACACCCTGACAGGCCTGTTCGCCCGCACCTTCAACCGGGAAATTCCTCAGCCGCTGCTGCGCTACGCGACGCAGATGATTCACCAGGAAAGCCTGTTCTTCGTACTGCCGTTCTTTTTCATCACCACCACCTGGAACAGTGGCCAACTGGTGTTCACCGGCCTGCTCGGTGCAGCCGGGCTGGTTTCGATCGTCGACCCGCTGTACTACAAGTGGCTGGCACCGCGGCGCTGGCTGTTCATGGCGCTGCACACCCTCACCCTGTTCGCCGCACTGCTGACGGCACTGCCGATCATCCTGCACCTGACCACTGCACAAAGCTTCAAGCTGGCACTGGTCGCCGCCATGGTGCTGTCGTTCCCAAGCCTGGCCAGCAGTTTCCCGATCAACACCTGGCGCCGTGGCGTGGCGCTGGTGATGATGACCCTGGCGGTGGGCGGCGGCGGTTGGTTATTGCGCTCGTGGGTACCACCGGCCACCCTGTGGATGACCGAAGTGGCGGTCAGCACCGAGGTATCGAACCGCCAGCCCGGTGAATCGCTGGATGAAGTAGCCGCCAGCCGCATTCGCAGCAGCGGCCTTTATGCCTACACCGCCATCAACGCACCGCGTGGCCTCAACGAGCGCATTTACCATGTGTGGCAGAAGGATGGCAAAGAAGTGGACCGTATCGCCCTGGACATCCATGGCGGGCGCAAGGAGGGCTACCGCGCGTGGACCCACAAGCAGAACTTCCCGCCTAACCCTGCGGGTAAATGGCAAGTTCGCGTGCTGACCGAAGATGGCCAAGTGATCGGTGTGCTGCGCTTCAAGGTGGTAGACGACGCGCCGGCGAAGCAATAA
- a CDS encoding ABC transporter permease, translated as MELMTTPSATLDTSSQPACLRIVGDWTLAHYASLKRDSERLRTQYGADAVADLSQLGQLDTAGASLLAELLGSERLSHCTQGLPDASRALLKNVYCSVQDYCIPVKEPERHVLLLLLERIGRAVNTLWQDTLQLLGFIGLILETLLRRALQPHRWRLTPVVSHIEQTGLDAAPIVALLTFLVGAVVAFLGATVLADFGATVFTVDLVAFSFLREFAVLLTAILMAGRTASAFTAQIGSMKANEEIDAIRTLGLNPIELLVVPRVLALLVSLPLLTFVAMICGIVGGAVVCALSLDISPAMFLSLLQSDIGVQHFLVGLAKAPFFAFLIAAIGCLEGFKVSGSAESVGAHTTSSVVQSIFVVIVLDAVAALFCMEMGW; from the coding sequence ATGGAGCTTATGACCACCCCCAGCGCCACCCTGGATACCAGTAGCCAACCGGCCTGCCTGCGCATTGTCGGTGACTGGACCCTGGCCCACTACGCCAGCCTCAAGCGTGACAGCGAACGCCTGCGCACCCAGTACGGTGCCGATGCCGTAGCCGACCTCAGCCAACTGGGCCAGCTCGATACCGCCGGTGCCTCGCTGCTGGCTGAGCTGCTGGGCTCTGAGCGCCTGTCGCACTGCACTCAAGGGCTGCCCGATGCCAGCCGCGCCCTGCTCAAGAACGTCTACTGCTCGGTTCAGGACTACTGCATCCCGGTTAAGGAACCTGAGCGCCATGTACTGCTTCTGCTACTGGAGCGCATCGGCCGCGCGGTCAATACCTTGTGGCAAGACACCCTGCAGCTGCTCGGCTTCATCGGCCTGATCCTCGAAACCCTGCTGCGCCGGGCCCTGCAACCGCATCGCTGGCGGCTCACCCCGGTTGTCTCGCACATCGAGCAGACCGGCCTGGACGCCGCGCCCATCGTCGCGTTGCTGACGTTTCTGGTAGGCGCGGTGGTCGCCTTCCTCGGGGCGACCGTGCTGGCCGATTTCGGCGCAACCGTATTCACTGTCGACCTGGTGGCGTTCTCGTTCCTGCGCGAATTCGCCGTGTTGCTCACGGCCATCCTGATGGCCGGCCGCACAGCCAGTGCCTTCACTGCGCAGATCGGCTCGATGAAGGCCAACGAGGAAATCGATGCCATCCGAACCCTGGGCCTGAACCCGATCGAGCTGCTGGTCGTACCCCGGGTGTTGGCGCTGCTGGTCTCGCTGCCGCTGCTGACCTTCGTCGCGATGATCTGCGGCATCGTCGGGGGGGCTGTCGTCTGCGCGCTTTCACTGGATATCTCGCCGGCCATGTTCCTCTCGCTGCTGCAAAGTGACATCGGTGTGCAGCACTTTCTCGTCGGCCTGGCCAAGGCACCCTTCTTTGCGTTCCTGATCGCGGCCATTGGCTGCCTGGAAGGCTTCAAGGTCAGTGGCAGCGCTGAGTCGGTAGGCGCCCACACCACCTCCAGCGTGGTTCAGTCGATCTTCGTGGTCATCGTACTGGATGCAGTGGCCGCATTGTTCTGCATGGAGATGGGCTGGTGA
- a CDS encoding ABC transporter ATP-binding protein yields the protein MSEQKAVIQARGICNRFGSQSVHENLDLDLYRGEILAVVGGSGSGKSVLLRSIIGLRLPNEGQIKVFDQDLAGLHEEQRSLVERRFGVLFQKGALFSSLTVTENVALPLIEHAGLSRADAEHLAGVKLALAGLPISAADKYPSSLSGGMIKRAALARALALDPDILFLDEPTAGLDPIGAAAFDQLILTLRDALGLSVFLITHDLDTLYTITDRIAVLSQKKVLVAGPLAQVAKTDDPWIHDYFHGPRGRAAEQAASRAGQER from the coding sequence GTGAGTGAGCAGAAGGCAGTGATCCAGGCGCGGGGCATCTGCAACCGCTTCGGCAGCCAGAGCGTGCACGAGAACCTCGACCTGGACCTTTACCGCGGTGAAATCCTGGCCGTGGTTGGCGGTTCGGGCAGCGGCAAGTCGGTGCTGCTACGCAGCATCATTGGGTTAAGGCTGCCGAATGAAGGCCAGATCAAGGTGTTTGACCAAGACCTGGCCGGCCTGCATGAAGAGCAACGCTCATTGGTCGAACGACGCTTTGGTGTGCTGTTCCAGAAGGGAGCGCTGTTTTCCTCGCTGACCGTCACCGAGAACGTCGCGTTACCGCTGATTGAGCATGCAGGCCTGTCGCGCGCCGATGCAGAACATCTGGCCGGGGTGAAGCTGGCCTTGGCCGGCCTGCCGATTTCGGCCGCAGACAAATACCCCTCTTCACTGTCTGGCGGCATGATCAAGCGCGCCGCACTGGCCCGTGCACTGGCCCTGGACCCGGACATCCTGTTCCTTGACGAACCCACTGCCGGCCTCGACCCAATCGGCGCTGCCGCCTTCGACCAGCTGATCCTCACGCTGCGCGATGCCCTGGGCCTGAGCGTGTTCCTCATTACCCACGATCTGGACACGCTCTACACCATCACTGACCGCATTGCGGTGCTGTCGCAGAAGAAAGTGCTGGTTGCAGGCCCGCTGGCCCAAGTCGCAAAGACCGACGACCCGTGGATTCACGATTACTTTCACGGCCCACGCGGGCGGGCGGCTGAACAGGCCGCCAGCCGTGCCGGGCAGGAGCGCTGA